In a genomic window of Pseudochaenichthys georgianus unplaced genomic scaffold, fPseGeo1.2 scaffold_200_arrow_ctg1, whole genome shotgun sequence:
- the LOC139433324 gene encoding zinc finger protein 626-like has product MGDRTRNTSFQTTQPPGSSGHTNLSTTKLKGRARHHSCQQCDKSFTTSGDLKLHWHIHTGEKPYSCKECGKTFKKSDQLKTHHRIHTGEKPHSCDECGKTFIQSSDLKTHHRIHTGEKPYRCEECGQKFTTSGALKTHKRVHTGEKPYSCEDCGQTFTASGALKTHQRVHTGEKPYSCEQCGKTFTQSSALKTHQRVHTGEKPYSCEECGKMFTQSGALKTHQRVHTGEKPYSCEECGLTFKTSSALKTHQRVHTGERPYSCEECGQTFTQSVHLKTHQRIHTGEKPYSCEECGLKFTTSGALKTHQRIHHGEKPYWCEEMLFSP; this is encoded by the exons atgggagaccgtaccaggaacacaagtttccagacaacacagcccccaggttcatcagggcacacaaacctctcgaccacg AAACTGAAAGGAAGAGCGAGACAtcacagctgtcagcaatgtgaTAAATCCTTTACAACATCTGGAGATTTAAAGCTCCACTGGcatattcatactggagaaaaaccgtacagctgtaaagagtgtgggaaaacattcAAGAAATCTGATCAACTCAAAACACATCACCGCATTCATACTGGAGAGAAACCGCACAGCTGTGACGAATGTGGGAAAACATTCATTCAATCAAgtgatctcaaaacacatcaccgCATTCACACGGGAGAGAAACCGTACagatgtgaagagtgtgggcaaAAGTTTACgacatcaggtgctctcaaaacaCATAAACGTGTtcacactggagagaaaccgtacagctgtgaagattgTGGGCAAACGTTTACAgcatcaggtgctctcaaaacacatcaacgtgttcacacaggagagaaaccttacagctgtgaacaatgtgggaaaacgttcactcaatcaagtgctctcaaaacacatcaacgtgttcacacaggagagaaaccgtacagctgtgaagaatgtgggaaaatgttcactcaatcaggtgctctcaaaacacatcaacgtgTTCACACTGGCgagaaaccgtacagctgtgaagagtgtgggctaACGTTCAAGAcatcaagtgctctcaaaacacatcaacgagttcacacaggagagagaccgtacagctgtgaagagtgtgggcaaactttcactcaatcagttcatctcaaaacacatcaacgtattcacactggagagaaaccgtacagctgtgaagagtgtgggctaAAGTTCACgacatcaggtgctctcaaaacacatcaacgtattcaccaTGGAGagaaaccgtactggtgtgaagagatgCTGTTTTCTCCCTAA